The window CGGGCTCGGCTGGCTGACCTTCATGGACCCCGGGAGTACGTATCTCGGCGGGGTGCTCGGCCCGATGCTGCTGTTCGCCTTCGGCATGGGGCTGAACTTCGTGACGCTGACCCTGACCGCGGTCTCCGGGGTCGCCGCACACGAGGCGGGTGCCGCGTCTGGCCTGCTCAACGTCACGCAGCAGGTGGGCGGTTCGCTCGGCCTCTCCATCCTGACCACCGTCTTCGGCACGGCGAGCCGCGAAGAGGCGGAGCAGCAGGTCACGGACTTCATGGCCAGTGCCTCGGCCGAGCAGAAGGCCGAGTTCGCCAGGACACACCAACTGCCCGCTCCCTGGAGTCACGAGGTGCTCGCCCAGGGCATCTCCACGGCTTTCATCCCGGCTGTCGCGATGGCCCTGCTCGCCCTGGTCACCGCCACGGTGGTGATCAAGGTCCGCAAGAGCGACCTCGAGGCGTTGTCGGGCACGGCGGGCCCCGCCGCGGGCTGACCAGCAGGCCGGGCCGCCGTACGGGAGACGGTGGCCCGGCCTGCCCGGTTCGTACGCGATCGAAGTCGCGGCTCTGCGCCCCGCGCCCGAGCCGTGCCTGCCGTCGAGCGTCCGAGGCCGTGCGTGCCTCGGACGCGCGGCCGAAGCGGCGCGTCCTCGACGCCGGCAGGCGCGTACGTGGTCGGCGCGCGCCTGCGCGCCTGCCTCAGCTGTTTCAGCTGCCTCCGCGGAACGCCAGCTCGGTGTTCAGCCGACCGCACTCCTGCCAGTCGGCCTCGGAGGACAGGCCCCGCCCGTCGAGGATGTCCCGGGCCCGAGCCTCGCCCCAGCTCGTCGCGAACCACGGCTCGGTCTCCGCCTGCAGGTCCTCCGCCATGGACTTCAGAGCGCAGGACCGCAGGGGCTCCTCCAGCTTGTCGAGGGCCGGCACGGCGTCGGCGGACAGCCCGCGCGCGTAGTCGAGGTCGAACGTGCCCGTCTCCTCGTACCGCTGGACGTTGCGCTCGGCGATCAGGCCGTCCGGTGACACGATTCCGAAGACGAGCACTCCCGCGGCGGCGCTGGCCATCACGGCGCGCGGCAGCCAGCGGGCACCGAGGACACCGGCCACCATGATGAGCGCGATGACCAGGCCGAGCCAGAGCTCGACGCCCACCACCGAGATCCGCAGCCGGGTCAGTCCGTACGCCTCCACGTACATGTCCATACGCCGCACCGCCGCTGCCACCACGACGAGGGCGAGGGCGCAGAGAGTCCCGAGGACGGCGCGCACCAGTGTCCAGTCGCGTGAGCCGTCCCGCGGGGCCCAGCGCAGGGCGAAGACGATGACCAGAAGGGTGAGGAGTGTGACCAGGAGCAGCTGCCAGAAACCCTGGCGCGCGTACTCGGCGTAGGACTGGCCGGTCTTCTCCAGTACGGCGTCGTATCCGCCGAACAGGACGGCCAGCTGGACGGCGTTGAAGACCGCGA of the Streptomyces aurantiacus genome contains:
- a CDS encoding DUF4153 domain-containing protein, which translates into the protein MQAGTPAPVRTETLWAALAAGLLSMLLLGEGLALNLLMVAIPVTLGAYFAAGTAGRRPRPWTLVWGAGGLALLIVPALRDADWPSFLAVVAAVAVGSLALHGGRTWPGMLFGPIGLYTSLITGPGWGWRGLRERTGGARGNVGPVLRALVVAAVLLVVFGTLFAGADAAFADLLAGLVPDASVSGGPWHVVLFVLGAVGALAAAHTAAAPVQWDRVEVPPGRARGRVEWALPLIVLAVLFAVFNAVQLAVLFGGYDAVLEKTGQSYAEYARQGFWQLLLVTLLTLLVIVFALRWAPRDGSRDWTLVRAVLGTLCALALVVVAAAVRRMDMYVEAYGLTRLRISVVGVELWLGLVIALIMVAGVLGARWLPRAVMASAAAGVLVFGIVSPDGLIAERNVQRYEETGTFDLDYARGLSADAVPALDKLEEPLRSCALKSMAEDLQAETEPWFATSWGEARARDILDGRGLSSEADWQECGRLNTELAFRGGS